The proteins below are encoded in one region of Thunnus maccoyii chromosome 24, fThuMac1.1, whole genome shotgun sequence:
- the LOC121891863 gene encoding uncharacterized protein LOC121891863, with protein sequence MLYDETQQHTDYRECWKELVGGKIFSMVCQDLYVGPQGAAAAVILPPELRHWFQVANSTPHVTLMVAVGKKAKDMGPMVKKALQITTWKPTQKDHVQSSASGQYLKISLRTYDEGTGIQVLLSQRSPTQAPLSEEHSVLLLQIPQGLWSQHKTDVGLVRSAQPVQIKTKQGIILPYKKQYPLKPHQIAGIEPTIKGLVAAGVLKPTKSPCNTPIFPIKKPHSNDYRLVHDLRAINAIVDAETPVVPDPHTLLSNIPHDACWYTVIDLCSAFFSVPLHLDSQYLFAFTYKNQQYTYTRLAQGYVDSPSIFNRVLANDLQHLNVTSTVLQYVDDLLVCSLTKEQCVQDSLSVLQALARGGHKKKQAMHVRY encoded by the exons ATGCTGTATGATGAAACCCAACAACACACGGATTACAGAGAATGTTGGAAAGAGCTGGTGGGGGGAAAAATATTCTCCATGGTATGTCAGGACCTCTATGTAGGACCAcaaggagctgcagcagcagtcatCCTGCCACCAGAATTGCGCCATTGGTTCCAAGTGGCCAACTCCACCCCACATGTCACTCTCATGGTTGCAGTTGGAAAAAAGGCTAAGGACATGGGACCTATGGTGAAGAAAGCCTTACAAATAACAACATGGAAACCAACTCAAAAAGACCATGTGCAGTCCTCTGCCAGTGGACAATATCTGAAAATATCCCTACGAACGTATGATGAAGGCACTGGGATCCAAGTGTTGCTCAGCCAGAGATCTCCTACTCAAGCGCCACTCTCAGAAGAACACAGTGTGCTATTACTACAGATACCCCAGGGGCTGTggtcacaacataaaacagatgTAGGGCTGGTTAGGTCAGCACAGCCGGtccaaattaaaacaaaacagggcATCATACTGCCGTATAAAAAACAATACCCGTTAAAGCCCCATCAAATAGCAGGTATAGAACCCACCATCAAGGGCTTGGTAGCAGCAGGCGTGCTAAAACCAACAAAAAGTCCGTGCAACACACCAATTTTTCCTATCAAGAAACCACACTCAAATGATTATCGATTGGTACATGATTTGCGTGCCATTAACGCTATTGTAGATGCAGAAACGCCAGTGGTCCCAGACCCACACACGCTGTTATCTAATATTCCTCATGATGCCTGCTGGTACACAGTCATTGATCTATGTTCAGCATTCTTTAGTGTACCATTGCATCTAGACTCACAATACTTGTTTGCCTTTACATATAAAAACCAGCAGTACACTTATACACGTCTTGCGCAAGGCTACGTGGACAGCCCATCAATTTTTAACAGAGTTCTAGCCAATGATTTGCAACATCTAAATGTAACTAGCACAGTGCTACAGTATGTAGATGATCTGCTGGTTTGTAGTCTAACAAAAGAACAATGTGTACAGGACTCACTCTCAGTTCTACAGGCTCTAGCAAGAGGGGGACATAAG AAAAAGCAGGCTATGCATGTGCGGTACTAA